One Gordonia mangrovi genomic region harbors:
- a CDS encoding glycoside hydrolase family 16 protein, with product MTPRFIRRPLHACGRYLRDLFRSPNGTRPVPIWVVVGSFAATASLVAAGVDAAANGSLQSNDLVTLQTDLGLVAADEFSGAAGTLPSARMWNIRTGDGGWGNDEKQTYTDSPQNVSLDGSGNLRIVARRDGDRVTSARIDTLGKFDTSTGLLAVRARLPEGQGIHPAIWMLGSGLEVVGYPESGEIDIYEHVNSVQDNSVGAIGPRTDLSIKTPWKVQRRLPAAEAATPGAYHVYWVYRQPGLVRIGLDGDTVITLTPDDIPAQSVWVMDDPFFLVLNVAAGGEWPGPVDADALPAEMSVDWVRMYG from the coding sequence GTGACACCTCGATTCATCCGACGTCCGCTCCACGCCTGCGGGCGCTATCTGCGTGATCTGTTCCGGTCACCCAACGGCACACGCCCCGTGCCGATCTGGGTGGTCGTCGGGTCGTTCGCGGCGACCGCGTCACTGGTCGCCGCCGGGGTCGATGCGGCGGCCAACGGTTCCCTGCAGTCAAACGATCTGGTGACCCTGCAGACCGATCTGGGACTGGTGGCCGCCGACGAGTTCAGCGGCGCCGCCGGCACCCTGCCGAGCGCACGGATGTGGAACATCCGTACCGGCGACGGCGGATGGGGGAACGACGAGAAGCAGACCTACACCGATTCGCCACAGAACGTGTCGCTGGACGGCTCGGGCAACCTGCGCATCGTGGCCCGCCGCGACGGTGACCGGGTGACGTCGGCACGGATCGACACACTCGGCAAGTTCGACACGTCGACCGGGCTGCTCGCGGTGCGCGCACGGCTGCCGGAAGGTCAGGGCATCCATCCGGCGATCTGGATGCTCGGGTCGGGGCTGGAGGTCGTCGGCTACCCGGAATCGGGTGAGATCGACATCTACGAGCACGTCAACTCGGTGCAGGACAACTCGGTCGGCGCGATCGGGCCGCGCACCGACCTGTCGATCAAGACACCGTGGAAGGTGCAACGGCGGCTACCTGCTGCGGAGGCCGCGACGCCCGGCGCCTATCACGTCTACTGGGTGTACCGGCAGCCCGGCCTGGTTCGCATCGGCCTCGACGGCGACACCGTCATCACCCTGACCCCCGATGACATCCCGGCGCAGTCGGTCTGGGTGATGGACGATCCGTTCTTCCTCGTGCTCAACGTCGCCGCCGGCGGCGAATGGCCCGGGCCGGTCGACGCCGATGCGCTGCCCGCGGAGATGTCCGTCGACTGGGTGCGGATGTACGGCTGA
- a CDS encoding lipopolysaccharide biosynthesis protein — protein MSVALRVRTMMPGSIAVDSVALITTSVLTAVTGIAFWTVVARMIPPHELGVQTALLSLMTMAGTVAASGAGNAMTAMIPATPAPKRARLLRQAALVVLVGSALAGGVAGTLGAFTIDQHVSPATVLAVVAAGSIIMAFFAFKDTVLTALSVARRLPALNMAGAIVKIALVPLLLWGAVAHAAVAATLSASVLTCVVAAVLVRRVIDREVPADDVLRDHGRRQLIGFAVRDGTAGLISMGPLLGAPFLVTWLAGPVEGAMLALMLPISQGLDYLSIGTATALTKHLPTAADPDATVTRIWRVTQTAVLTAGVVLLVAVAPILFTFFGRDYDTTILWVTLALLCVGSAARVAFVTWAAVLRATLATRTLLITNLTTSALSVPILVGLTARWGAIGAAGGLAVGSALLGAVGCHRLWTRRATHPRPAIGSQTVEAVR, from the coding sequence ATGAGTGTCGCACTGCGTGTTCGCACCATGATGCCCGGCTCGATCGCCGTCGACTCGGTGGCACTGATCACCACATCGGTGCTGACCGCGGTGACCGGGATCGCGTTCTGGACGGTCGTCGCCCGGATGATCCCGCCGCACGAACTGGGCGTGCAGACCGCATTGCTCTCCCTGATGACCATGGCCGGTACGGTCGCGGCCTCCGGGGCGGGTAACGCCATGACCGCGATGATCCCGGCGACGCCGGCCCCCAAACGCGCACGGCTGCTCCGCCAGGCGGCACTGGTGGTCCTGGTCGGCTCGGCCCTGGCCGGTGGGGTCGCGGGCACGTTGGGCGCGTTCACCATCGATCAGCACGTGTCGCCGGCGACCGTCCTCGCAGTGGTTGCCGCCGGCTCGATCATCATGGCGTTCTTCGCATTCAAGGACACCGTGCTGACCGCGCTGTCGGTGGCCCGACGGCTTCCGGCGCTCAACATGGCCGGCGCGATCGTCAAGATCGCGTTGGTACCGCTGCTGCTGTGGGGTGCGGTCGCGCACGCCGCGGTCGCCGCGACGCTCAGCGCGTCGGTGCTGACCTGTGTGGTGGCCGCCGTCCTCGTCCGCCGGGTGATCGATCGCGAAGTGCCCGCCGACGATGTCCTCCGCGACCACGGCCGGCGTCAGCTGATCGGCTTCGCGGTGCGCGACGGTACGGCCGGTCTGATCTCGATGGGACCGTTGCTCGGCGCGCCGTTTCTGGTCACCTGGCTGGCCGGGCCGGTGGAGGGCGCCATGCTCGCCCTGATGCTGCCGATCTCGCAGGGTCTGGACTACCTGTCCATCGGCACCGCGACCGCGCTGACGAAACACCTACCCACCGCGGCCGATCCGGATGCCACCGTCACCCGGATCTGGCGGGTCACCCAGACCGCGGTGCTGACGGCCGGTGTCGTGCTGCTGGTGGCGGTGGCGCCGATCCTGTTCACATTCTTCGGGCGCGACTACGACACCACCATCCTCTGGGTGACGCTGGCACTGCTGTGCGTGGGCTCGGCCGCGCGGGTGGCCTTCGTGACCTGGGCGGCGGTGCTGCGGGCCACGTTGGCCACCCGCACCCTGCTGATCACCAATCTCACGACCAGTGCGCTGTCGGTGCCGATCCTGGTGGGCCTCACCGCCCGATGGGGCGCGATCGGTGCGGCCGGCGGGCTGGCCGTCGGCTCGGCGCTGCTGGGGGCGGTTGGCTGCCACAGGTTGTGGACGCGCCGGGCCACCCACCCGAGGCCCGCCATCGGCTCACAGACAGTGGAGGCCGTCCGATGA
- a CDS encoding polysaccharide pyruvyl transferase family protein, which yields MTHVVLVNAWHDDNKGDSAITSGVLRLVEQARPDADVTVVGLTEGTEPTIVGTRHVARAHPRSRIRPMPAPTELRGKRSATPLVDVPIWLARLTGPAAAIATGRPHRGFAELFADADLVVGVGGSNLYSDASVNPLVSMARLFTLTIPLRTAALMDIPTVLLGHTLGPFPPTRRTTAAMARRMLSSATATIVRDQASLKVAADLALPGPELAPDMAYAIEPTMSERVSSVVDGLDVPMRRTAVIAMRAHPSLGPADDLRVCRELVVSAQLLRDRGLIDQVLVVAHTLGPTDIEDDRPISRTLTGLLREAGVPVHYLDDDLGPDELAALYGLAGAMIAVRLHAAVLALLSGTPTFAIGYFSAKSTGVMTSAGLADCVADFTDITAGRLVDALAPRVGDPDTRGRLAAISRRHRTRLTSRAADWLHPARPDTTSDTHDTRETGDAHDAHT from the coding sequence ATGACACATGTGGTGCTGGTCAACGCCTGGCACGACGACAACAAGGGCGATTCGGCGATCACCAGCGGCGTTCTGAGGCTCGTCGAGCAGGCCCGGCCGGACGCCGATGTCACCGTCGTGGGTCTCACCGAGGGGACCGAGCCGACGATCGTCGGGACCCGGCACGTGGCCCGGGCACATCCGCGGTCCCGGATCCGACCGATGCCGGCGCCCACCGAGTTGCGTGGGAAGCGCAGCGCCACACCGCTGGTCGACGTGCCGATCTGGCTGGCCCGCTTGACCGGGCCGGCCGCCGCGATCGCCACCGGGCGACCGCATCGTGGCTTCGCGGAGTTGTTCGCCGACGCCGACCTGGTCGTCGGCGTCGGCGGATCCAACCTGTACAGCGACGCGTCGGTGAACCCGCTGGTGAGCATGGCCCGCCTGTTCACGCTGACCATTCCGCTGCGGACGGCTGCGCTCATGGACATTCCGACCGTGCTGCTCGGACACACCCTGGGACCGTTCCCGCCGACGCGGCGCACGACCGCCGCGATGGCCCGCCGCATGCTGTCGTCGGCGACCGCGACCATCGTCCGAGACCAGGCATCGCTGAAGGTCGCCGCCGATCTCGCCCTACCCGGCCCGGAGTTGGCCCCCGACATGGCCTACGCGATCGAACCGACGATGTCCGAGCGCGTCTCATCGGTCGTCGACGGACTCGACGTCCCGATGCGTCGGACCGCGGTGATCGCGATGCGCGCACACCCGTCGCTCGGCCCGGCGGACGACCTGCGGGTGTGCCGCGAACTGGTCGTCTCGGCGCAGCTCTTACGCGATCGGGGCCTCATCGACCAGGTCCTGGTGGTGGCACACACCCTGGGGCCCACCGACATCGAGGACGACCGGCCGATCTCGCGGACACTGACCGGCCTGCTACGCGAGGCCGGGGTGCCGGTGCACTACCTCGACGACGATCTCGGGCCCGATGAACTCGCGGCCCTGTACGGTCTCGCCGGCGCGATGATCGCGGTGCGTCTGCACGCGGCCGTACTCGCTCTGCTCTCGGGCACACCGACATTCGCGATCGGCTACTTCTCCGCCAAATCGACCGGCGTGATGACCTCGGCGGGCCTCGCCGACTGTGTGGCCGACTTCACCGACATCACCGCCGGGCGTCTGGTCGACGCGCTGGCACCACGGGTGGGCGACCCCGACACGCGGGGTCGCCTCGCCGCGATCAGCCGCCGTCACCGCACCAGGCTCACCAGCCGGGCGGCCGATTGGCTACATCCGGCGCGACCCGACACGACCTCCGACACCCATGACACGCGCGAGACAGGGGATGCACACGATGCACACACATGA
- a CDS encoding BldC family transcriptional regulator, producing MTITDAAGAPGVITPGLASQHTLTPGQVAAMFNVNPKTVARWASSGLLGSIRTPGGHRRFRESDVVELLNRRTH from the coding sequence GTGACGATCACCGACGCAGCCGGAGCCCCCGGCGTCATCACCCCCGGTCTCGCCAGTCAGCACACCCTGACGCCAGGCCAGGTGGCAGCCATGTTCAACGTGAATCCGAAGACTGTCGCCCGCTGGGCCAGTTCGGGCCTGCTCGGCTCGATCCGCACCCCGGGTGGACACCGACGTTTCCGGGAGTCCGACGTCGTCGAACTGCTGAACCGCCGCACCCACTGA
- a CDS encoding glycosyltransferase produces the protein MHTHDEDRPAEPAGIEITELIPILSNAESSRVDAAGTRPRDTGPLDADPLDIGARWVGEIQAGDRFADTVLLREPHHHTRARLLVRDGTAVRGFIDVGVESGTVLGREVTREAARLPAAPPAPAAAAAPPVSVVVCTRDRTRELTRVVDSLLAMDYPEFEVVIVDNAASSLDTWRYVDAHHDPRLRVVNASVPGLAAARNRGLEEARHGVVAFTDDDVIVDRHWLRCLSRPFADPAVGCVTGLVPAAQLHTTAQVVFEQRVGWSSSISRRTYAIADGGVHGALFPFRVADYGTGANFAVRRATAFELGGFDEALGAGSPTKGGEDIDWFVRTLVGGYTLVFEPDAITWHQHRTDDGALLSQAHGYGLGLGAWLTKVAMDRQLAPLAWSRSGSALRHLVVSVGARSRPVGTAATGPVQVHRTVAGAGREEITGLMAGPRALLTARAQGRKAAPFRSFAALPPIVAAVGSPGSTSSSQ, from the coding sequence ATGCACACACATGACGAGGACAGGCCGGCCGAACCCGCCGGCATCGAGATCACCGAGCTCATCCCGATCCTGAGCAACGCGGAGAGCAGCCGCGTCGACGCGGCCGGTACCCGACCGCGCGACACGGGTCCGCTCGATGCCGACCCGCTCGATATCGGAGCCCGATGGGTGGGCGAGATCCAGGCCGGAGACCGCTTCGCCGACACGGTGCTGCTGCGCGAGCCGCACCACCACACCCGGGCGCGGCTGCTGGTGCGCGACGGCACGGCGGTGCGCGGCTTCATCGACGTCGGCGTGGAGTCCGGCACTGTACTCGGCCGCGAGGTCACGCGGGAGGCCGCGCGACTGCCGGCCGCGCCACCGGCACCCGCCGCTGCCGCCGCGCCGCCGGTATCGGTGGTCGTCTGCACCCGCGACCGCACCCGCGAGCTCACCCGGGTGGTCGATTCACTGCTGGCGATGGACTATCCGGAGTTCGAGGTCGTCATCGTCGACAACGCCGCGTCGTCGCTGGACACCTGGCGCTACGTCGACGCCCACCACGACCCGCGACTCCGGGTGGTGAACGCGTCCGTGCCGGGGTTGGCAGCGGCCCGCAATCGTGGTCTCGAAGAGGCCCGCCACGGTGTCGTCGCGTTCACCGACGACGACGTGATCGTCGACCGGCATTGGCTGCGATGTCTGAGCCGGCCGTTCGCCGACCCTGCCGTGGGCTGCGTGACCGGCCTGGTGCCGGCGGCCCAGTTGCACACCACTGCACAGGTGGTGTTCGAGCAGCGCGTCGGCTGGTCGTCGAGCATCTCGCGACGCACCTACGCCATCGCCGACGGCGGGGTGCATGGCGCACTGTTCCCGTTCCGGGTGGCCGACTACGGCACCGGCGCCAACTTCGCGGTCCGACGTGCCACCGCCTTCGAGCTCGGCGGATTCGACGAGGCGCTGGGCGCCGGGTCACCGACCAAGGGAGGCGAGGACATCGACTGGTTCGTGCGCACCCTCGTCGGCGGGTACACGCTGGTGTTCGAACCAGACGCCATCACCTGGCATCAGCACCGGACCGACGACGGCGCCCTGTTGTCGCAGGCCCACGGCTACGGCCTCGGTCTGGGTGCGTGGCTCACCAAGGTGGCGATGGATCGGCAGCTGGCGCCATTGGCGTGGTCGCGCTCCGGATCGGCGTTGCGGCATCTCGTCGTGTCGGTCGGCGCACGATCGAGGCCGGTCGGCACAGCCGCCACCGGACCCGTGCAGGTGCACCGGACCGTGGCCGGTGCGGGCCGCGAGGAGATCACCGGCCTGATGGCCGGGCCCCGCGCACTGCTCACCGCACGCGCTCAGGGCCGTAAGGCCGCACCGTTCCGGTCCTTCGCAGCGCTGCCGCCGATTGTCGCGGCCGTCGGCTCACCAGGGAGCACATCATCGTCACAGTGA
- a CDS encoding helix-turn-helix domain-containing protein, protein MTAGDARRTPAHDDDSSFAEKLGYLFEHSRDENGAPYTGKKIAERANGLGYSLSDAYISQLRTGKARTPSFRTVEAISRAFEVSVTYFLANPDEDLERVRQQREYVEMLATTGTHLSGIDVRAICPDTIDVLIDLLKVVKAQAQAQGDTVAPPGENQNPA, encoded by the coding sequence GTGACAGCCGGTGATGCGCGCCGAACTCCGGCGCATGACGACGACTCCAGCTTCGCCGAGAAGTTGGGGTATCTGTTCGAGCATTCCCGGGACGAGAACGGCGCACCGTACACCGGCAAGAAGATCGCCGAACGTGCCAACGGATTGGGTTACTCGCTGTCGGACGCCTACATCTCCCAGTTGCGGACCGGCAAGGCGCGCACGCCCTCGTTCCGCACCGTGGAGGCCATCTCACGGGCCTTCGAGGTGAGTGTCACCTATTTCCTGGCCAATCCCGACGAGGATCTCGAGCGGGTCCGCCAGCAGCGGGAGTATGTGGAGATGCTCGCCACCACCGGCACCCATCTGTCCGGGATCGACGTGCGGGCCATCTGCCCGGACACCATCGATGTGCTGATCGACCTGCTGAAGGTGGTCAAGGCCCAGGCGCAGGCACAGGGCGACACCGTGGCGCCGCCCGGCGAGAACCAGAACCCGGCCTGA
- a CDS encoding DUF4229 domain-containing protein gives MTEQNASGSPDAADPAATTQATTPTQATAGSVALAVAMYTVARLALVVAVAAIIMGVGALVGVEVPLLVAAVFGVLIALPLGLVLFKKLRLRVNSQIAAVDDARRARHDDLQSRLRGTSD, from the coding sequence GTGACAGAACAGAACGCCTCCGGGTCCCCGGACGCAGCAGACCCCGCCGCCACCACCCAGGCCACAACCCCCACCCAGGCGACCGCCGGCAGCGTGGCGCTCGCGGTGGCGATGTACACCGTGGCCCGCCTGGCGCTCGTCGTGGCGGTCGCGGCGATCATCATGGGGGTCGGCGCGCTCGTCGGCGTCGAGGTGCCGCTGCTGGTGGCAGCCGTGTTCGGCGTGCTCATCGCGCTGCCGCTGGGACTGGTCCTGTTCAAGAAGCTGCGGCTGCGGGTCAACAGCCAGATCGCCGCCGTCGACGACGCGCGCCGAGCGCGCCACGACGACCTGCAGTCGCGTCTGCGCGGCACATCGGACTGA
- the ccsB gene encoding c-type cytochrome biogenesis protein CcsB, giving the protein MNTGSTQVDETLARYSDLLFGTAITVYVVAMVLFLAALAGARARKLAPAAQLVTSGGATVAVDDRAPGRIDGPAPRRPKGSRLAAMAYPVVFVGLIAHIASIVLRGLATDRAPWGNMYEFISLTCAACVVAGVVVLRKPEHRPLLSFVLLPVALLMFIGGRWLYTQAAPVVPALKSYWLAVHVSIISISSGVLLVSGVASLLYLVKVRWGSTETDADDDATDPLTGKGLFAGTRRIVAHIPNADALDRLAYKCVVFGFPLFGLGVICGAIWAEAAWGRFWGWDPKETVSFIAWVIYAAYLHARATAGWRNNAAAWINVAGFVTLLFNLFAINLVVSGLHSYAGL; this is encoded by the coding sequence ATGAATACGGGCTCGACGCAGGTCGACGAGACGCTCGCGCGCTACTCCGACCTCCTGTTCGGCACCGCCATCACGGTGTACGTGGTGGCGATGGTGCTGTTCCTGGCCGCCCTCGCCGGCGCGCGGGCACGCAAACTCGCCCCCGCCGCCCAGCTGGTGACCTCCGGCGGCGCGACGGTGGCCGTCGACGACCGCGCACCCGGCCGCATCGACGGTCCGGCCCCGCGCCGTCCCAAGGGCTCCCGGCTGGCCGCGATGGCCTATCCGGTGGTGTTCGTCGGGCTGATCGCGCACATCGCCTCGATCGTGCTGCGGGGCCTGGCCACCGACCGGGCGCCGTGGGGCAACATGTACGAGTTCATCTCGCTGACGTGTGCGGCCTGCGTGGTCGCCGGTGTGGTGGTGCTGCGCAAGCCCGAGCATCGTCCGCTGCTGTCGTTCGTGCTGCTGCCGGTCGCGTTGCTGATGTTCATCGGCGGCCGCTGGCTCTACACCCAGGCCGCGCCGGTGGTGCCGGCACTGAAGTCGTACTGGCTGGCCGTGCACGTCTCGATCATCTCGATTTCGTCGGGTGTGCTACTGGTGTCCGGTGTCGCGAGCCTGCTCTACCTGGTCAAGGTGCGGTGGGGGAGCACCGAAACCGACGCCGACGACGACGCCACCGACCCGCTGACCGGCAAGGGCCTGTTCGCCGGCACGCGCCGCATCGTCGCGCACATCCCGAACGCCGACGCGCTCGACCGGCTCGCCTACAAGTGCGTCGTCTTCGGTTTCCCGCTGTTCGGTCTGGGCGTGATCTGCGGCGCCATCTGGGCCGAGGCCGCCTGGGGCCGATTCTGGGGCTGGGACCCCAAGGAGACGGTGTCGTTCATCGCCTGGGTCATCTACGCGGCCTATCTGCATGCCCGCGCGACGGCCGGCTGGCGCAACAACGCGGCCGCGTGGATCAACGTCGCCGGGTTCGTGACGCTGCTGTTCAACCTGTTCGCCATCAACCTGGTGGTGTCCGGGCTGCACTCCTACGCCGGCCTGTGA
- a CDS encoding PLP-dependent cysteine synthase family protein, giving the protein MQPTRIVDHRGDRAWSENAVRLIEADGRRSADTHLHRLALPDWSRWTDDGRETGIELYLKDESTHPTGSLKHRLARSLFLYAICNGWVTEGTTVIEASSGSTAVSEAYFAKLIGVPFIAVMTSSTSPAKTALIEREGGRCHFVDRPGDVYSEALRLEAELGGHFIDQFTMAERATDWRGNNNIAESIFAQMSQEDHPIPTWIVVGAGTGGTSATLGRYVRYRRHPTWLAVVDPQNSVFLPAYDTGDGSLRAEVGSRIEGIGRPRVEPSFVSQVIDRMIGVPDNASIATARLFSERLGRLVGGSTGTNLWGALQIVAEMAAQRRPGSVVTLLCDSGDRYAGTYFDDDWLNRQGFDLHEPIAVLEEFFASGHWTGATTT; this is encoded by the coding sequence GTGCAGCCGACGAGGATCGTCGACCACCGTGGCGACCGGGCGTGGTCGGAGAATGCCGTCCGCCTGATCGAGGCCGACGGCCGACGCAGCGCCGACACCCATCTGCACCGGCTCGCGCTGCCCGACTGGTCGCGCTGGACCGACGACGGACGCGAGACCGGCATCGAGCTCTATCTCAAGGACGAGAGCACCCATCCGACCGGCTCTCTCAAACACCGGTTGGCGCGGTCGCTGTTCCTGTACGCGATCTGCAACGGGTGGGTCACCGAGGGCACCACGGTCATCGAGGCGTCCTCGGGGTCGACGGCGGTCAGCGAGGCCTACTTCGCCAAACTGATCGGCGTCCCGTTCATCGCGGTGATGACGTCGAGCACCTCGCCGGCCAAGACGGCCCTGATCGAACGCGAAGGCGGCCGCTGCCACTTCGTCGACCGGCCCGGCGACGTGTATTCCGAGGCGCTGCGGCTCGAGGCGGAACTCGGCGGGCACTTCATCGACCAGTTCACGATGGCCGAGCGGGCCACGGACTGGCGGGGCAACAACAACATCGCCGAATCGATCTTCGCCCAGATGTCGCAGGAGGATCACCCGATCCCGACATGGATCGTGGTGGGCGCCGGGACCGGCGGGACGTCGGCCACGCTGGGTCGTTACGTGCGGTATCGGCGCCACCCCACCTGGCTGGCGGTGGTGGATCCGCAGAACTCGGTGTTCCTACCCGCCTACGACACCGGCGACGGCTCGCTGCGCGCCGAGGTCGGCTCGCGCATCGAGGGGATCGGACGTCCGCGGGTGGAGCCGTCGTTCGTCTCACAGGTGATCGACCGGATGATCGGCGTGCCCGACAACGCCTCGATCGCCACCGCCCGGCTGTTCAGCGAACGACTCGGCCGCCTGGTGGGCGGGTCCACCGGCACCAATCTGTGGGGTGCGCTGCAGATCGTCGCCGAGATGGCCGCGCAGCGCCGCCCGGGCAGCGTGGTCACCCTGCTGTGTGATTCGGGGGACCGCTACGCCGGCACCTACTTCGACGACGACTGGCTGAACCGGCAGGGCTTCGACCTCCACGAACCGATCGCCGTCCTCGAGGAGTTCTTCGCCTCCGGTCACTGGACCGGCGCCACCACCACCTGA
- a CDS encoding alpha/beta hydrolase yields MRTLLQRFVIGLLVLITVVVAGCDSPPPPEDLGAGIITDDLGPDMRAYHQENTDPTGIVVWFHGMDSDGTEFTHNPKHRHFAEPFLRSGWVVVSASAGGNSFGNDAAMSAYRTLINRSRAEFGTRRLLFAGESMGVLPALRLYAEPEFAGIDGLVGVSPLTGLPPTMRGVDFIVEAWEGTVPQRADPLSEPASAYEHRRMLFFYSTADTVVPSAAGARAFAIRFGKAATVALRVCAGDHVDGSCYGGDAALAFARHDPR; encoded by the coding sequence ATGCGCACACTTCTGCAGCGATTCGTCATCGGCCTGCTGGTCCTCATCACCGTCGTGGTGGCGGGATGTGACAGCCCCCCACCGCCCGAAGACCTCGGCGCCGGGATCATCACCGACGACCTGGGCCCCGACATGCGCGCCTATCACCAGGAGAACACCGATCCAACCGGAATCGTCGTCTGGTTCCACGGGATGGACTCCGACGGAACCGAATTCACGCACAACCCCAAGCACCGTCACTTCGCAGAGCCGTTCCTGCGCAGCGGTTGGGTGGTGGTGTCGGCGTCGGCCGGCGGAAACTCGTTCGGCAACGACGCCGCGATGTCGGCCTACCGGACGTTGATCAACCGCTCCCGCGCCGAATTCGGCACCCGCAGATTGCTCTTCGCGGGCGAGTCGATGGGTGTGCTGCCGGCCCTGCGGCTCTACGCCGAACCGGAGTTCGCCGGCATCGACGGTCTCGTCGGGGTGTCACCGCTGACCGGTCTGCCGCCGACGATGCGCGGCGTCGACTTCATCGTCGAGGCGTGGGAGGGCACGGTCCCCCAGCGCGCGGACCCGTTGTCGGAGCCCGCTTCCGCCTACGAGCACCGGCGGATGCTGTTCTTCTACTCGACGGCCGACACGGTGGTGCCGTCGGCGGCCGGGGCACGCGCCTTCGCGATCCGCTTCGGCAAGGCCGCCACCGTGGCATTGCGGGTGTGCGCCGGCGACCATGTGGACGGCAGCTGTTACGGCGGTGACGCCGCGCTGGCATTCGCCCGGCACGACCCGCGGTGA